From the genome of Microbispora sp. ZYX-F-249, one region includes:
- the radA gene encoding DNA repair protein RadA, whose translation MSKAAKPAYRCGECGWTTVKWVGRCGECQAWGTVEEAGARQGVHVVKPGAVSAPAVPIGQVKAESVSARTTGVPELDRVLGGGLVPGAAVLLAGEPGIGKSTLLLEAAARTARGETVLYVTGEESAAQVRMRADRIGAIEDRLYLAAETDLSALVAHVEKVQPSLLIVDSVQTIGSADATGVPGGVTQVREVAGNLVRLAKERAMSTVLVGHVTKDGTIAGPRVLEHLVDVVLHFEGDRNSRLRLVRAVKNRFGPIDEVGCFDLHERGITGITDPSGLFVSRHPEPVPGTCVTVTIEGTRPIPAELQALVGPTEAPQPRRTSSGLDSYRVAMVLAVMERRLHAKIGKCDVFTATVGGIRLTDPAVDLALMLSVVSAAGDQALPAGLVALGEVGLAGELRPVREVRRRLAEAARLGFTRALVPSGSLEEEGPRLEASASRGRLVALRSPAGRTTPFAPGFEVTEVENVWDALNLMR comes from the coding sequence GTGAGCAAGGCAGCGAAACCGGCGTACCGGTGCGGCGAGTGCGGCTGGACCACGGTCAAGTGGGTCGGCAGGTGCGGGGAGTGCCAGGCGTGGGGCACGGTCGAGGAGGCCGGGGCGCGGCAGGGCGTCCACGTCGTCAAGCCGGGCGCGGTCTCCGCCCCCGCCGTCCCGATCGGCCAGGTGAAGGCGGAGTCCGTCAGCGCGCGGACGACCGGGGTGCCCGAGCTCGACCGCGTGCTCGGCGGCGGCCTCGTCCCGGGCGCGGCCGTGCTTCTCGCGGGAGAGCCCGGCATCGGGAAGTCGACGCTGCTCCTGGAGGCCGCCGCCCGCACCGCCCGGGGCGAGACCGTCCTCTATGTGACCGGCGAGGAGTCGGCGGCCCAGGTGCGCATGCGGGCCGACCGCATCGGCGCGATCGAGGACAGGCTCTACCTGGCCGCCGAGACCGACCTGTCCGCCCTGGTGGCGCACGTCGAGAAGGTGCAGCCGAGCCTGCTCATCGTCGACTCGGTGCAGACGATCGGCTCGGCCGACGCGACCGGAGTGCCCGGCGGTGTGACCCAGGTCAGGGAGGTCGCCGGCAACCTGGTGCGCCTCGCCAAGGAGCGGGCCATGTCCACGGTGCTCGTGGGCCATGTGACCAAGGACGGCACGATCGCCGGGCCCCGGGTGCTGGAGCATCTGGTCGACGTCGTGCTCCACTTCGAGGGCGACCGCAACTCACGGCTGCGCCTGGTGCGCGCGGTGAAGAACCGGTTCGGCCCGATCGACGAGGTGGGCTGCTTCGACCTGCACGAGCGCGGCATCACCGGGATCACCGATCCGAGCGGGCTGTTCGTCTCCCGTCACCCCGAGCCGGTGCCGGGCACCTGCGTCACCGTGACCATCGAGGGCACCCGGCCCATCCCGGCCGAGCTGCAGGCCCTGGTCGGCCCGACCGAGGCTCCCCAGCCCCGCCGCACCTCCTCCGGCCTCGACTCCTACCGGGTGGCGATGGTGCTCGCCGTCATGGAGCGGCGGCTCCACGCCAAGATCGGCAAGTGCGACGTCTTCACGGCGACGGTGGGCGGGATCCGCCTGACCGACCCCGCCGTGGACCTGGCGCTGATGCTGTCGGTCGTGAGCGCGGCCGGCGACCAGGCCCTGCCCGCCGGGCTCGTCGCGCTGGGCGAGGTCGGCCTGGCCGGCGAGCTGCGGCCCGTGCGGGAGGTGCGGCGGCGGCTGGCCGAGGCCGCCCGGCTCGGCTTCACCAGGGCGCTGGTGCCCTCCGGCTCGCTCGAGGAGGAAGGCCCCCGCCTGGAGGCGTCGGCGAGCCGGGGCCGTCTCGTGGCGCTGCGCTCACCGGCCGGCCGTACGACGCCGTTCGCTCCCGGCTTCGAGGTCACGGAGGTGGAGAACGTGTGGGACGCGCTCAACCTCATGCGATGA
- a CDS encoding class I SAM-dependent methyltransferase, translating into MARIVSGAVPSPNIWNTPQIYELENLAVGPAGAAEAAMRAVRPWDGATVVEIGCGAGFHLPALAASAGRVVGVEPHGGLAAAAAARCAPLPNVTVRTGTAQALPLPDASADVAIARWAYFFGPGCEPGLRELARVLRRGGAAFVVDVDAARGDFGRWFRRSLPSYSPDAVERFWSRQGWRREELDLRMTFRSRADLEAVLRIEFTPEVAGEALREIDGLEIAYPNVLRWREF; encoded by the coding sequence ATGGCACGGATCGTGAGCGGGGCGGTGCCCAGCCCGAACATCTGGAACACTCCCCAGATCTACGAGCTGGAGAACCTCGCCGTGGGACCCGCGGGCGCGGCCGAGGCGGCGATGCGGGCCGTACGGCCCTGGGACGGCGCGACGGTGGTCGAGATCGGCTGCGGCGCGGGCTTCCACCTGCCCGCGCTCGCCGCGTCCGCCGGGCGGGTCGTGGGCGTCGAGCCGCACGGCGGCCTGGCCGCCGCGGCCGCCGCCCGCTGCGCGCCGCTCCCCAACGTCACGGTCCGTACGGGCACCGCCCAGGCGCTGCCCCTGCCCGACGCCTCGGCCGACGTGGCGATCGCGCGCTGGGCGTACTTCTTCGGGCCGGGCTGCGAGCCGGGGCTGCGCGAGCTGGCACGGGTGCTGCGCCGGGGCGGCGCGGCCTTCGTGGTGGACGTGGACGCCGCACGCGGCGACTTCGGCCGCTGGTTCCGGCGGTCGCTGCCGTCCTACTCCCCCGACGCCGTGGAGCGCTTCTGGTCCCGGCAGGGCTGGCGGCGCGAGGAGCTCGACCTGCGGATGACGTTCCGGTCCAGGGCCGACCTCGAGGCGGTGCTGCGCATCGAGTTCACGCCCGAGGTGGCCGGCGAGGCGCTGCGCGAGATCGACGGCCTGGAGATCGCCTACCCGAACGTCCTGCGCTGGCGGGAATTCTGA
- a CDS encoding TetR/AcrR family transcriptional regulator, whose protein sequence is MTTEVPEVSGGTRRPGRRPGRRPGAADTRGEILASARRVFAEKGFDKATIRGIAREAGVDPALVHHYFDSKEGVFVAAMRLPMDPSSALPLILSGPREEVGERLVRFILTMTADPAAREPLLGLVRTAMVNEQAVGMVREFFTTAVLGRVGEALDVPPLRMQAAFAQLFGVVMTRYILRFEPMASADLEELVALLAPTVQRYLAG, encoded by the coding sequence GTGACGACAGAGGTGCCGGAGGTCTCGGGCGGCACGCGGCGACCTGGGCGGCGGCCCGGGCGGCGCCCGGGTGCGGCGGACACGCGTGGCGAGATCCTGGCCTCGGCGCGCCGGGTCTTCGCCGAGAAGGGGTTCGACAAAGCCACGATTCGCGGCATCGCCCGCGAGGCCGGTGTGGACCCGGCCCTCGTCCACCACTACTTCGACAGCAAGGAAGGGGTGTTCGTCGCGGCCATGCGGCTGCCGATGGACCCCTCGTCGGCGCTTCCCCTCATCCTGTCGGGACCGCGTGAGGAGGTCGGCGAGCGCCTCGTCCGCTTCATCCTGACGATGACGGCCGACCCGGCGGCCAGAGAGCCGCTGCTGGGGCTGGTGCGGACGGCGATGGTGAACGAGCAGGCCGTCGGCATGGTGCGGGAGTTTTTCACGACGGCCGTCCTCGGCCGGGTGGGCGAGGCGCTGGACGTTCCGCCGCTGCGGATGCAGGCCGCCTTCGCGCAGCTGTTCGGCGTGGTGATGACGCGGTACATCCTCAGGTTCGAACCGATGGCCTCCGCCGACCTCGAGGAGCTCGTCGCGCTGCTGGCCCCGACCGTGCAGCGTTACCTGGCCGGATAG
- a CDS encoding MerR family transcriptional regulator, translating into MRIGELARRTGVSTRALRYYEQRGLIRSRRSANGYREYDESDVRIVTEIRGLMSVGFTLDDARPFVDCLRSGHPSGSSCPESVAVYRRKLAEIDDQIRDLLARRSEVAAQFAEACPGCLLPRRGES; encoded by the coding sequence ATGCGGATCGGCGAGCTGGCCCGGCGCACGGGAGTGAGCACCCGGGCACTGCGCTACTACGAGCAGCGGGGGCTCATCCGGTCGCGCCGCTCGGCGAACGGATACCGCGAGTACGACGAGTCGGACGTCCGGATCGTCACCGAGATCCGGGGGCTGATGTCGGTCGGTTTCACGCTGGACGACGCCCGGCCGTTCGTGGACTGCCTGCGGTCCGGCCATCCGTCCGGGAGCTCCTGCCCCGAGTCGGTCGCGGTCTACCGGCGCAAGCTGGCCGAGATCGACGACCAGATCCGCGACCTGCTGGCCCGCCGGTCCGAGGTGGCCGCCCAGTTCGCCGAGGCGTGCCCCGGCTGCCTGTTGCCACGACGAGGAGAATCATGA
- the disA gene encoding DNA integrity scanning diadenylate cyclase DisA produces the protein MLDNDKAIDDRRRAVLASLAPGTALRDGLERILRGHTGGLIVLGYDRTVEDICTGGFTLDVEFSATRLRELAKMDGAIVLDTAHLRIVRAAVHLVPDPAIPTDESGTRHRTAQRVARQTSLPVIAISKSMRIIALYLDGIRHVLEESAAILSKANQALATLERYKKRLDEVSGNLSALEIEDLVTVRDVAVVVQRLEMVRRIAREIEGYVVELGTDGRLLSLQLDELFAGVETDRVQIIRDYAPSSLGARPYGDADAMRELDELSSGDLLDLSKVAQILGHHGADALDTPVSPRGFRLLTKVPRLPGAIVDRLVSHFGGLQKLLAASTGDLQAVGGVGETRARSVREGLSRLAESSILERYL, from the coding sequence GTGCTGGACAACGACAAGGCGATCGACGACCGCAGAAGGGCCGTGCTCGCCTCGCTCGCCCCGGGGACGGCGCTGCGTGACGGCCTCGAGCGCATCCTGCGCGGCCACACCGGAGGCCTGATCGTCCTCGGGTACGACCGCACGGTCGAGGACATCTGCACCGGCGGCTTCACCCTCGACGTCGAGTTCTCCGCGACCCGCCTGCGCGAGCTGGCCAAGATGGACGGCGCGATCGTGCTCGACACGGCCCACCTCAGGATCGTGCGGGCCGCCGTGCACCTCGTGCCCGACCCGGCCATCCCCACCGACGAGTCCGGCACCCGGCACCGTACGGCGCAGCGGGTGGCCAGGCAGACCTCGCTCCCGGTCATCGCGATCAGCAAGTCGATGCGGATCATCGCGCTCTACCTCGACGGCATCCGTCACGTGCTGGAGGAGTCGGCCGCGATCCTGTCCAAGGCCAACCAGGCCCTGGCGACGCTCGAACGCTACAAGAAGCGGCTCGACGAGGTCTCCGGCAATCTGTCGGCCCTGGAGATCGAGGACCTCGTCACGGTCCGCGACGTGGCCGTCGTCGTGCAGCGCCTGGAGATGGTCCGCCGCATCGCCCGTGAAATCGAGGGATACGTCGTCGAGCTCGGCACCGACGGGCGGCTGCTGTCCCTCCAGCTCGACGAGCTGTTCGCGGGCGTGGAGACCGACCGCGTGCAGATCATCCGCGACTACGCGCCGAGCTCGCTCGGCGCCCGGCCGTACGGGGACGCGGACGCCATGCGGGAGCTGGACGAGCTGTCCTCCGGCGATCTGCTCGACCTGTCGAAGGTGGCCCAGATCCTCGGCCACCACGGCGCCGACGCGCTCGACACGCCGGTCAGCCCGCGCGGCTTCCGGCTGCTCACCAAGGTCCCCCGCCTGCCCGGGGCGATCGTCGACCGGCTCGTGAGCCACTTCGGCGGCCTGCAGAAGCTGCTCGCGGCCAGCACCGGCGACCTCCAGGCCGTCGGCGGCGTGGGCGAGACCCGGGCGCGCAGCGTCCGCGAGGGCCTGTCCCGGCTCGCCGAGTCGTCGATCCTGGAGCGCTATCTCTGA
- a CDS encoding sugar phosphate isomerase/epimerase family protein — protein sequence MSDIRVPSGKVALSTASVYPERTPDAFELAARLGYDGVEIMVGQDPVSQDVEVLQRLRDHYQIPILAVHAPCLLVTQRVWGRDPWMKLRRAREAAERLGAQTVVVHPPFRWQRDYAREFEKGLARMREETDVVFAVENMFPLRARGNEVVPYAPDWNPIDYDFPDVTLDLSHTAVSGTDAMEMATKLGDRLAHLHLADGVGTTNKDEHLVPGRGSQPCAPILERLAGNGYQGLVVLEINTRKATSRSERIEDLTEALAFARLHFAASSTAS from the coding sequence ATGAGTGACATCCGCGTGCCCAGCGGCAAGGTGGCGCTGTCGACGGCGTCGGTGTACCCGGAGCGTACGCCGGACGCCTTCGAGCTGGCCGCCAGGCTCGGGTACGACGGCGTAGAGATCATGGTCGGGCAGGACCCGGTCAGTCAGGACGTCGAGGTCCTCCAACGGCTGCGCGACCACTACCAGATTCCGATCCTGGCCGTGCACGCGCCCTGTCTGCTGGTGACCCAGCGGGTGTGGGGCCGCGATCCGTGGATGAAGCTGCGCAGGGCCCGCGAGGCGGCCGAGCGGCTGGGCGCGCAGACCGTCGTGGTCCACCCGCCCTTCCGCTGGCAGCGCGACTACGCCAGGGAGTTCGAGAAGGGCCTGGCCCGGATGCGCGAGGAGACCGACGTCGTCTTCGCGGTGGAGAACATGTTCCCGCTGCGGGCCAGGGGCAACGAGGTCGTGCCGTACGCGCCGGACTGGAACCCCATCGACTACGACTTCCCCGACGTGACGCTCGACCTGTCCCACACGGCGGTGTCCGGCACCGACGCGATGGAGATGGCGACCAAGCTGGGCGACCGGCTGGCCCATCTGCACCTGGCGGACGGCGTGGGCACCACCAACAAGGACGAGCACCTGGTGCCGGGCCGGGGGTCCCAGCCCTGCGCGCCGATCCTGGAGCGCCTGGCCGGCAACGGATACCAGGGGCTGGTCGTGCTGGAGATCAACACGCGCAAGGCCACGAGCCGCTCCGAGCGCATCGAGGACCTGACCGAGGCGCTCGCCTTCGCGAGGCTCCACTTCGCCGCCTCGTCGACGGCCTCATGA
- a CDS encoding ArsR/SmtB family transcription factor codes for MHAFDALGDPVRRRILELLSQGEQTSGALTSVIRAEFGISQPAVSQHLRVLRESGLTSVRAEGTRRLYAVDPAPLREVDAWLERFRGFWEQRLDALGTELARGRRERRLSGGDAHHTAHDTAHDTAHDTAHDGRTDEEERP; via the coding sequence GTGCACGCATTCGACGCACTGGGAGATCCGGTGCGACGCCGCATCCTGGAGCTGCTCTCGCAGGGCGAGCAGACGTCGGGCGCGCTGACCTCGGTCATCCGCGCCGAGTTCGGGATCTCACAGCCGGCGGTCTCCCAGCACCTGCGGGTGCTCCGCGAGTCCGGGCTCACGTCCGTACGCGCCGAGGGCACGCGGCGGCTGTACGCGGTCGATCCCGCGCCTTTGCGGGAGGTCGACGCGTGGCTGGAGCGGTTCCGCGGCTTCTGGGAGCAGCGCCTCGACGCGCTCGGGACCGAGCTGGCGCGGGGGAGACGGGAGCGGCGGCTCAGCGGCGGGGATGCCCACCACACAGCCCACGACACAGCCCACGACACAGCCCACGACACAGCCCACGACGGGCGGACCGACGAGGAAGAGCGGCCATGA
- the trxA gene encoding thioredoxin produces MITLTAENFDEQVLRSDKPVLVDFWTDWCPPCKMIAPILEEIAAEYGDRLTVAKINADEHQEIAQRYDILGFPTLNLYRNGEVVRQIRGAKPKRLLLADLAGHF; encoded by the coding sequence ATGATCACGCTGACCGCGGAGAACTTCGACGAGCAGGTGCTGCGCAGCGACAAGCCGGTGCTGGTGGACTTCTGGACCGACTGGTGCCCGCCCTGCAAGATGATCGCCCCGATTCTCGAGGAGATCGCCGCCGAGTACGGCGACCGGCTGACGGTCGCCAAGATCAACGCCGACGAGCACCAGGAGATCGCGCAGCGTTACGACATCCTGGGCTTCCCCACGCTCAACCTCTATCGGAACGGCGAGGTGGTCCGGCAGATCAGGGGCGCCAAGCCGAAGCGCCTGCTGCTCGCCGACCTCGCGGGCCACTTCTGA
- a CDS encoding SRPBCC family protein encodes MSDFTDLINQAHRTVGRRDLPEGEARTVLLRRTYDAGVEDVWDACTDPERIGRWFLPVSGELKLGGHYQLQGNAGGEILACEPPRLLRVSWLFGENPGFSEVEVRLSAEGDGRTVFELEHVAVVPPEFWDRFGPGATGVGWDLALLGLGLHLRGEMIDDPSAWEQSEEARELMRLSSDLWGEAYRASGAPEDVVTTAVAGTTGFYVPEKPEN; translated from the coding sequence ATGAGCGACTTCACCGATCTGATCAACCAAGCCCACCGCACGGTCGGCAGGCGCGACCTGCCGGAGGGCGAGGCCCGCACGGTGCTGCTGCGGCGCACCTACGACGCCGGCGTCGAGGACGTCTGGGACGCCTGCACCGACCCCGAGCGGATCGGCCGCTGGTTCCTCCCGGTGAGCGGCGAGCTGAAGCTCGGCGGGCACTACCAGCTCCAGGGCAACGCGGGCGGGGAGATCCTGGCCTGCGAGCCGCCGCGGCTGCTGCGGGTGAGCTGGCTGTTCGGTGAGAACCCCGGCTTCAGCGAGGTCGAGGTGCGGCTGAGCGCGGAGGGCGACGGGCGCACCGTGTTCGAGCTGGAGCACGTCGCGGTGGTGCCGCCGGAGTTCTGGGACCGGTTCGGACCGGGGGCCACGGGCGTCGGCTGGGACCTGGCGCTGCTGGGCCTCGGCCTGCATCTGCGCGGCGAGATGATCGACGACCCCTCGGCGTGGGAGCAGTCGGAGGAGGCGCGGGAGCTCATGAGGCTCAGCAGCGACCTGTGGGGCGAGGCGTACCGGGCCTCCGGCGCGCCGGAGGACGTGGTGACCACCGCGGTCGCCGGCACCACCGGCTTCTACGTACCGGAGAAGCCGGAGAACTAG
- a CDS encoding (Fe-S)-binding protein, with translation MLWVAIVGLVATAVAVALAGRRVLFLYRLARSGQPAPERIEHARENAGAEAKAQLVEVFGQRKLLKWTPSGTAHFFVMWAFFILATVYLEAYGALIQGAITGKPDFHIPLIGTWPVLGFLQDFIAVAALLGLIAFTAIRIKNSPKKLGRGSRFSGSHLGGAWFTLFMIFNVIWTMFLFRGAAVNTGNLPYSSGAFASEAVAKILPSSEVLEEIGLLLHIGVMLVFLVFVVNSKHLHIFTAPLNVLFSRRPDGLGPAQPMRSDGKVLDFEEADPETDVFGRGKITDTSWKGFLDFYTCTECGRCQSQCPAWNTDKPLSPKMLILDQRDHAFAVAPYLLAGEKEKESFSEDVLALLDKPLVGEDGVIHPDVLWSCTNCGACVEQCPVDIEHIDHILDMRRYQVMIESSFPSEAGVMLKNLENKGNPWGMSEMKRAEWIEELDFDVPIVDEKMPEDVEYLFWVGCAGALEDRAKKTTKAVAELLHIAGVKFGVLGPMEACTGDPARRLGMEFLFNMLAQQNIETLNEAGVKKIVATCPHCFNTLANEYPQLGGTYEVVHHTQLLAHLVEEGKLTPITPIEEKITYHDPCFLGRHNKVYAQPRDIMAKVPGVQTQEMHRCKDRGFCCGAGGARMWMEERIGKRINTERVDEALTTDPDTVSTACPFCLVMLGDAINEKKNAGQAKESLEVVDVAQLLIKSIKQG, from the coding sequence GTGCTCTGGGTAGCGATAGTGGGCCTCGTCGCGACCGCGGTGGCGGTCGCGCTGGCGGGCCGTCGCGTGCTGTTCCTCTACCGGCTCGCCCGCAGCGGCCAGCCGGCCCCGGAGCGGATCGAGCACGCCAGGGAGAACGCCGGCGCCGAGGCCAAGGCGCAGCTGGTCGAGGTCTTCGGCCAGCGCAAGCTGCTGAAGTGGACGCCGTCGGGCACCGCGCACTTCTTCGTGATGTGGGCGTTCTTCATCCTGGCCACGGTCTACCTGGAGGCCTACGGCGCGCTCATCCAGGGCGCGATCACCGGTAAGCCGGACTTCCACATCCCGCTGATCGGGACCTGGCCGGTGCTGGGTTTCCTGCAGGACTTCATCGCGGTGGCCGCGCTGCTCGGCCTGATCGCCTTCACCGCGATCCGGATCAAGAACTCGCCCAAGAAGCTGGGCCGCGGTTCCCGCTTCTCCGGGTCGCACCTGGGCGGGGCGTGGTTCACGCTCTTCATGATCTTCAACGTGATCTGGACGATGTTCCTGTTCCGCGGCGCGGCGGTCAACACCGGCAACCTCCCCTACTCCTCGGGGGCGTTCGCCTCCGAGGCGGTGGCGAAGATCCTGCCCTCCAGCGAGGTGCTGGAGGAGATCGGCCTGCTGCTGCACATCGGCGTCATGCTGGTGTTCCTGGTCTTCGTGGTGAACTCCAAGCACCTGCACATCTTCACCGCGCCGCTGAACGTGCTGTTCTCCCGCCGCCCCGACGGCCTCGGCCCGGCCCAGCCGATGCGCAGCGACGGCAAGGTGCTCGACTTCGAGGAGGCCGACCCCGAGACGGACGTGTTCGGCCGCGGCAAGATCACCGACACGAGCTGGAAGGGCTTCCTCGACTTCTACACCTGCACCGAGTGCGGCCGCTGCCAGTCGCAGTGCCCGGCGTGGAACACCGACAAGCCGCTGTCGCCCAAGATGCTCATCCTGGACCAGCGTGACCACGCGTTCGCGGTCGCGCCGTACCTGCTGGCCGGGGAGAAGGAGAAGGAGAGCTTCTCCGAGGACGTGCTGGCCCTGCTGGACAAGCCCCTCGTGGGCGAGGACGGGGTCATCCACCCCGACGTGCTGTGGTCGTGCACCAACTGCGGCGCGTGCGTGGAGCAGTGCCCGGTCGACATCGAGCACATCGACCACATCCTCGACATGCGCCGCTACCAGGTGATGATCGAGTCGTCGTTCCCGTCCGAGGCCGGGGTGATGCTCAAGAACCTGGAGAACAAGGGCAACCCCTGGGGCATGTCCGAGATGAAGCGCGCCGAGTGGATCGAGGAACTCGACTTCGACGTCCCCATCGTGGACGAGAAGATGCCCGAGGACGTGGAGTACCTGTTCTGGGTCGGCTGCGCCGGCGCGCTGGAGGACCGGGCCAAGAAGACCACCAAGGCCGTCGCGGAGCTGCTGCACATCGCCGGGGTGAAGTTCGGCGTGCTCGGCCCGATGGAGGCCTGCACCGGTGACCCGGCCCGCCGCCTGGGCATGGAGTTCCTCTTCAACATGCTCGCCCAGCAGAACATCGAGACCCTCAACGAGGCCGGGGTCAAGAAGATCGTGGCCACCTGCCCGCACTGCTTCAACACCCTGGCCAACGAGTATCCGCAGCTCGGCGGCACCTACGAGGTCGTGCACCACACGCAGCTGCTGGCGCACCTGGTAGAGGAGGGCAAGCTCACCCCGATCACCCCGATCGAGGAGAAGATCACCTACCACGACCCGTGCTTCCTCGGCCGGCACAACAAGGTCTACGCCCAGCCGCGCGACATCATGGCCAAGGTGCCCGGCGTCCAGACCCAGGAGATGCACCGCTGCAAGGACCGTGGTTTCTGCTGCGGCGCCGGCGGCGCGCGGATGTGGATGGAAGAGCGGATCGGAAAGCGCATCAACACCGAGCGCGTGGACGAGGCGCTGACCACCGATCCCGACACCGTCTCGACCGCCTGCCCGTTCTGTCTGGTGATGCTCGGCGACGCGATCAACGAGAAGAAGAACGCGGGTCAGGCCAAGGAGTCGCTCGAGGTCGTCGACGTCGCCCAGCTTCTGATCAAATCCATCAAGCAGGGGTAA
- a CDS encoding glycosyltransferase, giving the protein MRIAFLLPSAYGMRGDVRAMLNLAGGLASRHEVEVVSVRRTRENPFFPVDRRVTLRWLVDARPGVHHLLPRGQVRTEVALWRMLRGLRADVLVTTRPSLSVQAARYAPRDVVRIAREWGRPSVPAPVRRFYPRLDAVVASTAARRDEWVRLLDDDLSVHAIPDALPAGPWPRSRMDNRIVSAGGRLVAGKSYDQLVRAFAIVADKRPDWRLRLYGGGPEERRLRALVRDLDLHNHVYFMGVTPDLPGEFAKASIVAVPSRHEVLGMTVLEALSCGVPVVGFAGSRGPAEFLRPDRDSVLVQEGEGGDAESFACALLALVDDERRRMKLAAGALESASAHAAPAVAVRWEELMYGLRSRP; this is encoded by the coding sequence GTGAGGATCGCCTTCCTGCTTCCCTCGGCGTACGGCATGCGCGGCGACGTGCGGGCGATGCTGAACCTGGCAGGAGGGCTGGCCTCACGGCACGAGGTGGAGGTCGTGAGCGTCCGGCGCACCCGGGAGAACCCCTTCTTCCCGGTCGACCGCCGGGTGACGCTGCGCTGGCTCGTGGACGCCCGGCCCGGTGTCCACCACCTGCTGCCTCGCGGGCAGGTGCGCACCGAGGTGGCGCTCTGGCGGATGCTGCGCGGCCTGCGCGCCGACGTCCTGGTCACCACCCGCCCGTCGCTGAGCGTCCAGGCCGCACGGTACGCACCGCGAGACGTCGTCCGCATCGCCAGGGAGTGGGGCAGGCCGTCGGTGCCCGCCCCGGTGCGCCGCTTCTATCCCCGCCTCGACGCCGTGGTCGCGAGCACCGCCGCCCGGCGGGACGAGTGGGTACGGCTGCTCGACGACGACCTGTCGGTCCACGCCATCCCCGACGCCCTGCCCGCCGGGCCCTGGCCGCGCTCCCGCATGGACAACCGGATCGTCAGCGCCGGGGGCAGGCTCGTGGCCGGCAAGTCGTACGACCAGCTCGTGCGGGCCTTCGCGATCGTCGCGGACAAGCGGCCCGACTGGCGGCTGCGGTTGTACGGCGGGGGCCCCGAGGAGCGGCGGCTGCGCGCCCTCGTCCGCGACCTCGACCTGCACAACCACGTGTATTTCATGGGCGTCACCCCCGACCTGCCCGGCGAGTTCGCCAAGGCGTCCATCGTCGCGGTGCCGTCCCGGCACGAGGTGCTGGGCATGACCGTCCTCGAGGCGCTGAGCTGTGGAGTGCCGGTCGTGGGCTTCGCCGGGTCCCGCGGGCCCGCCGAGTTCCTCCGCCCGGACCGCGACAGCGTGCTCGTACAGGAGGGGGAGGGCGGCGACGCCGAGTCGTTCGCCTGCGCGCTGCTCGCGCTCGTCGACGACGAACGCCGCCGCATGAAGCTGGCGGCCGGGGCGCTGGAGAGCGCGTCCGCGCACGCCGCGCCCGCCGTCGCGGTCCGCTGGGAAGAGCTCATGTACGGCCTGCGCTCCCGCCCCTGA
- a CDS encoding class I SAM-dependent methyltransferase, which yields MNERLADSHRVFDRVSQEYDAARPHYPEALYLALETLSGIRLAGATVIDVGAGTGISTRGLLDRGARVVAVDRGELMLARLRVRTDCPALLADGNDLPLRAGAADLVTYAQSWHWLDPALSVAEAVRVVGDGGAVAGWWNTVDPGKADWLAANQVRLAESCPGYIGPVLPGWSMPPMAAAMSDAGLSVAETWVDWTRSVPLEDFLTDLRSHSYIASMEGGVATELLARERAELGRVFPDGRLTVPMRVYLVVGRRGRRGAM from the coding sequence ATGAACGAACGGCTCGCCGACAGCCACCGGGTCTTCGACCGCGTCTCCCAGGAGTACGACGCGGCCAGGCCGCACTACCCGGAGGCCCTCTACCTCGCGCTGGAGACCCTGTCGGGGATCCGGCTCGCCGGGGCGACCGTGATCGACGTCGGAGCGGGCACGGGCATCTCGACCCGCGGCCTGCTCGACCGCGGCGCCCGTGTCGTCGCCGTGGACCGCGGGGAGCTGATGCTGGCGCGCCTGCGTGTCCGTACGGACTGCCCGGCGCTGCTGGCCGACGGGAACGACCTGCCCCTGCGGGCGGGCGCGGCCGACCTGGTGACGTACGCCCAGTCGTGGCACTGGCTGGACCCCGCGCTGTCGGTGGCCGAGGCCGTACGGGTGGTGGGCGACGGCGGCGCGGTCGCGGGCTGGTGGAACACGGTGGACCCCGGCAAGGCGGACTGGCTGGCGGCCAACCAGGTGCGGCTCGCCGAATCGTGCCCCGGTTACATCGGGCCCGTGCTGCCCGGATGGAGCATGCCGCCGATGGCCGCGGCGATGTCCGACGCGGGTCTGTCCGTCGCCGAGACCTGGGTCGACTGGACCAGATCGGTGCCGCTGGAGGACTTCCTGACCGACCTGCGCTCGCACTCGTACATCGCGAGCATGGAGGGCGGTGTGGCGACGGAACTGCTCGCCCGGGAGCGCGCCGAGCTCGGCCGGGTCTTCCCCGACGGGCGACTGACCGTTCCCATGCGTGTGTATCTCGTGGTGGGCCGTAGGGGCCGGCGGGGAGCGATGTGA